The Triticum aestivum cultivar Chinese Spring chromosome 6D, IWGSC CS RefSeq v2.1, whole genome shotgun sequence genomic sequence CACAAAGAGGGCGGCTGTCTGCCTCGTCATCGTAGTACTAAGGGACGCGCCCTTGTCGAACTGCTTGACGCAAAATTTGAACTGAAAAACAAGTAAAAGCTGAATTCTTATATATTTCAAGGACAAAAGAACCTCCACAACCAAATAACTGATTTCCTTTTTTTTAACTTTAAAAGTTTTAATTTTTGAACCATCTCAATAGGTGTACATGAACTTTTCATGACACAATTTTTGTAGTCGATTTTTTGCTCAGAACATAAAATAAAAACACACGCCCAATGCACTGTACACTCACCTAACACACAAAAATCAGTGCTCAAGCATTGATGCTTCAGGATCAAGAATTGGTGCAAAATTCAGAGACAAAAAATCATGTGATGAAACTTCAGGATCAACAATTGGTCACCTCCTACATAACAAAAttcgtgagataaagaacaaatgTGCAAAAGTAGATCAAAATGAACCAGAGAGCGTTCTGGGGCGGTGACCACCATTGTAGTAGGATACCTCGTTGGCGACCACGCGAGAATAGGGGATGGGGCACGGCCTGCAGCAGCAGGAGGTGGCGACGTGCAGAAGGAAGAGGCTGCGATCTGACGGCGGAAGAGGCTGTGACCTGACGGCGGAAGAGGCCGCGACCTGACGAGAACACCTTAAGTTGTTGTAGGCATTTCAGTAAACACCATGAGGGCAACAAAATAACAACAATAGAAAACATGGCTCTTCTTTCCTTTGTGTTCTGCGACTTCTCTGAAATCAAAACCTTATTTCACAACAAGTAGAGATGAAGTAGCATCAGCAGTTCATATAGGGGAGCAGCAGCAAATAATGAGAATTGAGAGTTGAGAGGAGCAGTAGCATCACGCTCGTGAGAGAGAAAGCAGACTCATTTCAAAAAAGAAAGAGGAAGCAGACGAGAGCAGCAACCTGCGCATATTGGAGGAGGTAAACGAGTCCGGCCGTTCGAGGGAGGACGCGCGACAGTTCGAGGGAGTGCGTCGGGCCGTCCGAGGTCCCGCTGGAGGATTTGTCCGGTTGCGGCGAGGAGGCCGACGGGAACCAGCTGACCAGGAGGTAGCGCCACGAGTTGTGCACATCCATTGGAGGAAAATGCGCCACGCGTTCGGAGGGAAGCTGCCCCCCGCCGGCACGGGGAACGGAGGTGCCGGCGTGCTTTGGGAGGGACGCCGCCGGCGCTGGGAAGGGTGGCCGTTGGCACGCGATGGGAGGGAGGCCGCCGGCGCGGGGAAGGAAGGCTGTCGGCACGCGTTGGGAGGGAGTCCGCCGGCGCGGGGAAGGCAGGCTGCCGGCGCGCATTGGGGAAGGCGACCGCCGGCGCGGTGAAGAGGGAGGTGCCCAGTTCGTGGCCCGGCGGTAAAAGTGCGCGAGTTTCGGAGATGTGGACGCGGCGGCGCCTTGGGATGGGGGTGGCAGCGCGGTGGCGCGCtggggtgggaggggcggcgcggcggcgcgctgGGGTTGGAGGATGGCGCGGCAGCGTGCGGGAGGAAGGGGCGGCGCGTGGGAGGGACGAGAGGTGGTGGTGACTGGTGACGCGCTAGTTCCACGGCTGGGCCTTGAGTAAGACGCGTCGCGCCCTATATAGGGCCGGGGTAACAGAATATGTCACGGGTAACAAAATAGTCCAGCCCTAtgtatatatatttaaaaaaatgtcAACTTGGTATGTTCAGCAAGATGGCaaagttgccatggcaattttACCATCATAAAAAAATGGcaaagttgtactccctccgtcccgaaatgtaagacgttttctggtactatgatagtgtcaaaaagcgtcttacattttgggacggagggagtagatgttttAAAACATGGCAACTTACTATGTTAAAAAACAATGAAAACTTGCCATGTCAAACTTAAGGGGCATGCCAACTGTAGTTCACGGGGGCATGGCAAAAATACTTTAATTCACAACCAAAGTGGGATTTGTCTACATTTTCATTGCAATGGCAACCTCTACTTTTTTTTACATGTCAATTTTTACTCCATTTTTTGACATGGCAAATTTATTATATAGGGCATGGAAATTCTAATTTAAATACAATGAAAAAAATTACATTATTCAGAAAATGACTTTTTTTAATATGTAGAATGGAAAATATACTTGTGTAGCCATGGCATTTTTTAATTTATTCCCGTGGCAAAATTActctatttttgccatggcaaaatttacTACATTGTTTCCGTGgcaatttttactttatttttgcGCCATGGAAATTTATTGTATCGATCATGGCAATTTTTAGTTTAAATATGATGgcaaatatatatattttccgaACATGGAAAATTTTACTATGTAGCATGGTATATACCTATTTTCCGATGGcaagtttttattttttttcatggaAATTTAATCCATTTTTTCATGGCAATTTTTATTTAAAATAACATGAATTTTTCTTGTTAATTTGTCTAGTTTCAACTTTTTTGTATTGTTTCAAAATGGCATTTTGGCATACATTATATGGAACTTGATTAAAATTACCATGGCATTTTTAACTTATGAATTTTGCATGGCATTTTAATCTTTATTTTTTGATGGGAGTTGCCATGTCTTGTTTCTTTTGGGTCATAAAAATACAAACGGCGGCATTTTCTGCTTTCTATAGGGGATGGTATTTATTTTTCGTCCCATAGCGAAAACTAGGCTTTAATATGTTGCAGCAAAAAAACTGGGGTTTTCACTGGTTACtggtcttttttctttttctttttgtttcacgGGCAACGACATGTAGGGTGTCGGGAGGCTGTGCGGCCGTGGGGGAGATTGTACTGAACGATTTCGCTCGGTCCTTGGCTCTCCAGGACTGAACGTGCGGGTAGCCTCCTTCCCTACCACACGTGTGGCAGATATTGGCGGCCAACAAATAAGAAATAATGCATTCAACCAACAATCTTGCACAGCTTGAACTTTCTCACATAAATAAGAAATAAAAGAATGTAACTATGGTTTGTGAAGGCTCGACTAAACTGTACAAAGACATTTTATATGTTTATAAAAAAAGCCTTTTGCCCACAACGATCAACATACACGCAACCGTAAAATATACAAACACTTTTGAACATTTTTCGCATACATAATTATTTTCTAAAATGTACAAACACTTTCTAAAAATAAATTAACATTTAAATACATGAAAATATTTGAAAATATACAAGGAATATTTTAAATAAACGTTGAACTTTTTCAGAAAACACATTGACCACACTTGTGGAAACACGATGATGTTTTTAAAGAACGTTGAAATTTTCCAAGTGCACGATGGCAATTTTTTGAAACACGTTGAACATATTTCAGATATCTAAATATTTCTAAACAAAACAAATAGATTTTAAAATaaataaacatttttataaatCTGTGAACATGTTTCTAAAATTACATGAAACTTTTCTCAAAATACATAAAAGCAATTATGATATGTGAGCATTTTATAAAATTCATAATATTTTTGAACTTCATAAAAATATAAAATTCATGGCTTTTTATAATTTCATGAGCTTCTGTATAAGTTCTTGGACATTTTTAAAATAAACAGTCAATTTTAAATTCTTGAAGATTTTTGAAAAATTCTTGGAAGTTTTTCTTTAACAATATTTTAAATATATGAATATTTTAAAAATCAATGAAATTCTATAATTTGTGAAGATTTTTCAAATTTGTTAAGTTAATGAGAAATTAGCATAATAGAAATCAAATAGAAAAGCTGACAATAAAAGGAAATCGCTGAGCGCTCGAAGCAAAGAAAGCGCCACAAGGTGGCGGCTTAGCACACTTTATAGGGACAATGCTGCGCATAGAGCGTGGAAACAAAAGAGAACAAGAGCTCCATCAAGCACGCCAATTGCGAGGTCTATCGTTGTCGTCAGAGCGTGTTCAAGTTACTGTGCTAGCCCATCTGAAGAGATTTGGGGAGGTTCTATAGACCAGTTTTTAAATCTTTCATGCGCTTTTTCTGGTTTCTCTTTTTGTGTTCAATTTATTGGTTTCTTCATgtcatttttttcaaatatatgtctCCTTTTCCTATGCACGTTGTACATTTTTCGTATGCACGTGTAACATTTTTCTGATACACATTGAACAATTCTCAAATGCATGATGATCATTTACTCAAATAAATCTAAAACATTGTTAAATATGCATTGATCATAATTTTTTATTTATGAAGCATGTTTCTAAACTATGTGAATATTTTTGACGTTGTGTATACATCTAAAAAAACCATGAGCAAATTTTCAAATGCGCGAACATTTTTTTTATGTCACCATATATTTTATGAATGATatgaaatttttttcaaattatgtGAACATTTTATTATATTGTATACACCTTTTTAAAAAAgtgaagaacattttttgaaacacgtGAAAATATTTATGTAAACCTTTTTAATTGCACAAACATTTTTTTGCATTACGTAAATATTTCttaaaaatgtgattttttttcaaaggCGTGAATAGTTTTTACGTGTCACAAAATATTTGTTGGAATGCTGTCAACATTTTCAGAAAGTTGTGCAAACAATATATTTACACTGCACTACCGTTTGGAAAATGTGCATAATCGCCTTAAGAAATTAATAAAGTAAGTATGAAATATTTATTTGTAAACAAATTGAAAAACTAACAAAATTaaaatggagaaagaaataaaaaggaaaaaaatgatcgAACGAACTGAGATTCGTAGCAACTAACGGGTTGGCACACTACAGCTCAGTGGGCTAGGCCGAGTCCTTCGAAAAACCGAGTGCCACCAATCTCAGCGCATCTCCAAACCGTTCCTACAACAGttttgctaagagcatctccaaccggcCCCCCAAGACACCCCCCACGGCCACTTTTTGGGTGCCGGCAGTAAAATATCCTCCCACCCGCGCCCTCAAAGCCTCACTTTTTGCCGGATTTAAAGAAAATTGACGCCGGCAGTCCCACCCCAAACCCAGCCCCCTGGGGAGCAGCTGGGCGTGCCGGCGATGCCTTTTTCTTGCGGTTGGCCCACTGTCGGCCTCCCACAACCTCTCTCCTCTCTTTtcctctctcctctcccctgcccctCTCTCTCGAGCGCGGAGCGGCGCTGGAGGAGTCCGGCGTCCAGCTCGGGCGCGCGTGGTCGGCGTCCGGCGTGCTCGAGGCGACAGCCAGCCCCGAATCCCTCTCCAGCGTGCTCGAGGCGAAGTCCGGCGTCGCTGTCCTCGACCTTGTAGGAGACGCCGCAGAGCAGGGACGAGTCGTAGCCGGAGGTGGCAGTGGCGCGCTGCACCAGCAGGCGGCGGAAGCCCCGGTCGAGGACGGCGCCGGTGGAGCACGGGGCTCATGCTGCTCTGCTCGAGCTCGGCGGCGAGGCCGGGCCGGCCATGGCCTGGGGCGGGCGCGGCCTGGGCACGGCTTGGGGGTGGACACGGCTGGAAACTTTTTCACCCCCAGGCCAAAATTTTCGCCGGCAGGCCCCCAAGCGGCGAAAAAATGCCTCGTGGGgggctcaacggctggagatgctctaagtctcAGTCTACTTAGACTTTATTATGTCTCAGTCGATAATATATTCCTTTGATTTTGCATCTAAATTCATGCAAAAAAattcttttcagtttttcttttttccttcttacatactactccctccgtcctataatgtaagacgttttttaacactacactagaatataaaaagtcttatattataggacggaaGAAGTATATCACTTGACTTAGACTTGGTTATGTTTCAGTCGACTAAGACCTAGCCACATCCTTCCTACAAATCTCAACCGGGCAGGCGCTGCGTACGGTGCTCACggcgacgctgatgactggctgcTCCTGATTCCGGACGGCTCGTCGTCGTGAACACACGCGCTCTCATCCCATTCACGTCT encodes the following:
- the LOC123145729 gene encoding uncharacterized protein, which produces MRAGSLPSPRRRTPSQRVPTAFLPRAGGLPPIACQRPPFPAPAASLPKHAGTSVPRAGGGQLPSERVAHFPPMDVHNSWRYLLVSWFPSASSPQPDKSSSGTSDGPTHSLELSRVLPRTAGLVYLLQYAQVLISEKSQNTKERRAMFSIVVILLPSWCLLKCLQQLKVFSSGRGLFRRQVTASSAVRSQPLPSARRHLLLLQAVPHPLFSRGRQRGGDQLLILKFHHMIFCL